In Candidatus Kuenenbacteria bacterium, one DNA window encodes the following:
- a CDS encoding septum formation initiator family protein → MVYNYNEQMSRTRKIIGSKIFILALLVLFILIGYAVYREKNKQVRIVQNISVLEEEIGKLEKKNTELVQLIEYLKSDDFIDREAREKLNMQQPGERVVLMPVRDSGGVLVNGVNSEEKKGNWYLWLEHFFGE, encoded by the coding sequence ATGGTTTATAATTACAACGAACAAATGTCTAGGACTCGAAAGATAATTGGGTCAAAAATTTTTATTTTGGCATTATTGGTTTTATTCATTTTGATTGGCTATGCTGTTTATAGGGAGAAAAATAAACAAGTTCGGATAGTCCAGAATATCAGCGTCCTAGAAGAGGAGATCGGAAAATTGGAGAAAAAAAATACTGAGTTGGTCCAATTGATAGAATATTTAAAAAGTGATGATTTTATAGATAGAGAAGCGCGAGAGAAATTAAACATGCAGCAACCGGGAGAGAGGGTTGTTTTGATGCCAGTGAGGGACAGTGGTGGGGTTTTGGTCAACGGGGTTAATAGTGAAGAGAAAAAGGGGAATTGGTATTTGTGGCTGGAACATTTTTTTGGTGAATAA